One segment of Pontibacter akesuensis DNA contains the following:
- a CDS encoding catalase, giving the protein MTHKEKHTRITTASGKPVYDYEDSQTAGPRGPVLLQDYFLHEKLAHFNRERIPERVVHAKGSGAYGTFTVTHDITKYTRAKVFSEIGKETRTFLRFSTVGGEKGSADSERDPRGFALKFYTEDGNWDLVGNNTPVFFIKDPKKFPDFIHTQKRDPYTNTKSATMVWDFWSLSPESLHQIMILMSDRGTPLSYRHMHGFGSHTFSFINAENERFYVKFHFKTQQGIKNFTDEEATRMKGIDPDQAQRDLVEAIDRGDFPRWTLKVQIMTMEEAATYKWNPFDVTKTWSQKDFPLIEVGVLELNENPDNYFAHVEQAAFAPAHIVDGISFSPDKMLQGRILGYPDAQRYRLGANYEQIPVNRCPFATNNYQRDGAMRVDGNGGNKPNYFPNSFDDSFADEKYREPAEPLGQHVVADWYDRNGVGENDHYTQPGDLFRLMTPEAQRSTISNIVGAMSGISGPKRTEIINRQLCHFFRADMGLGMAIAQGLGIDISQHAGALQPH; this is encoded by the coding sequence ATGACCCACAAAGAAAAACACACCCGCATCACGACTGCCTCAGGCAAGCCGGTCTACGATTATGAAGACAGTCAGACAGCAGGCCCACGCGGCCCTGTTTTACTCCAGGATTACTTTCTGCACGAGAAACTGGCGCACTTTAACCGAGAGCGTATCCCGGAGCGCGTGGTGCATGCAAAGGGCTCTGGCGCCTATGGCACTTTCACTGTTACCCACGACATCACAAAGTATACCCGCGCAAAAGTTTTCAGTGAGATCGGGAAAGAAACCCGCACATTCCTACGGTTTTCAACAGTTGGTGGAGAGAAAGGCAGTGCCGACAGTGAGCGTGACCCTCGTGGCTTTGCCCTTAAATTTTATACAGAAGATGGCAATTGGGATCTCGTAGGCAACAATACGCCAGTGTTTTTCATCAAAGACCCGAAGAAATTTCCAGACTTTATTCATACACAAAAGCGCGACCCGTACACCAACACGAAAAGCGCCACCATGGTGTGGGACTTCTGGAGCCTGAGCCCGGAGAGCCTGCACCAGATCATGATCCTGATGAGCGACCGCGGCACCCCTTTATCTTACCGCCACATGCACGGTTTTGGTAGCCACACGTTCTCGTTTATCAATGCAGAAAACGAGCGTTTCTACGTAAAATTCCATTTCAAAACACAGCAAGGGATCAAGAACTTCACCGACGAAGAAGCTACCCGCATGAAGGGCATTGACCCGGATCAGGCACAGCGCGATCTGGTAGAAGCCATCGACAGAGGCGACTTCCCACGTTGGACGCTGAAGGTACAGATTATGACCATGGAAGAGGCAGCCACCTATAAGTGGAACCCGTTTGATGTGACTAAAACGTGGTCGCAGAAAGACTTCCCGCTAATAGAAGTGGGTGTGTTGGAACTTAACGAAAACCCGGATAACTATTTTGCACACGTAGAGCAGGCAGCTTTTGCGCCGGCTCACATTGTGGACGGCATCTCCTTCTCTCCGGACAAAATGCTGCAGGGCCGTATTCTTGGATACCCCGATGCGCAGCGTTACCGATTGGGTGCCAATTATGAGCAGATTCCGGTGAACAGGTGCCCTTTTGCAACTAATAATTACCAGCGCGACGGTGCGATGCGCGTGGACGGCAACGGCGGCAACAAACCAAATTACTTCCCGAACAGCTTTGATGACTCTTTTGCCGATGAAAAGTACAGAGAGCCAGCCGAACCACTAGGCCAGCATGTGGTAGCCGATTGGTACGACCGCAACGGCGTAGGGGAAAACGACCATTACACGCAACCGGGCGACCTGTTCCGACTCATGACGCCTGAGGCCCAGCGCTCCACGATCAGCAACATTGTGGGTGCCATGAGCGGCATCAGTGGTCCGAAGCGGACAGAGATCATCAACCGCCAGCTGTGCCACTTCTTCCGCGCTGACATGGGCCTGGGAATGGCTATCGCACAGGGCCTGGGAATAGACATTTCTCAGCATGCGGGTGCCCTGCAGCCACACTAG
- a CDS encoding ArsR/SmtB family transcription factor — protein MDTLKVRVDQKKLERAAYVLKCVAHPVRISIIDLLEQRDRLTVSQLQEVLQIEQSLLSHHLTNMRDKGVLDTQREGKNVYYFLTSSTITDILGCINGCKKF, from the coding sequence ATGGATACCTTAAAAGTAAGGGTTGATCAGAAGAAGCTGGAAAGAGCCGCTTATGTGCTGAAGTGCGTCGCCCACCCTGTGCGCATCAGCATCATCGACCTGCTGGAGCAGCGCGACAGGCTGACGGTGAGCCAACTGCAGGAAGTGCTGCAAATAGAGCAATCGCTGCTTTCGCACCACCTCACCAACATGCGCGACAAAGGTGTGCTGGATACGCAGCGGGAAGGCAAGAATGTGTACTACTTTCTCACCAGCAGCACCATTACCGATATACTGGGATGCATTAACGGCTGCAAAAAATTTTAA
- a CDS encoding rhodanese-like domain-containing protein, translating to MKSYLIVLLAAGLFSCTSTPPQAPAEVQQMTAQTFREQNMNSKTVLVDVRTPEEFATGHLEGALNSDFRGGAFATEMQNWDKDKTYYLYCASGNRSGKAAELMKEAGFRNIVNVGAFQDLKEAGLPTETGNQ from the coding sequence ATGAAATCATACTTGATCGTCCTACTTGCTGCCGGCCTTTTCAGCTGCACCAGCACACCTCCCCAAGCCCCTGCCGAAGTACAGCAAATGACGGCGCAGACATTCCGGGAGCAAAACATGAACAGCAAAACAGTGCTGGTTGACGTTCGGACGCCGGAGGAGTTTGCCACCGGCCACCTGGAGGGCGCATTGAACTCTGATTTCCGAGGTGGAGCCTTTGCCACCGAAATGCAGAACTGGGACAAAGACAAAACCTATTACCTGTACTGCGCCTCCGGCAACCGCAGCGGCAAAGCAGCCGAACTGATGAAGGAAGCCGGCTTCCGTAACATCGTGAACGTGGGTGCCTTTCAGGATTTAAAAGAAGCAGGCTTGCCAACTGAAACAGGCAACCAGTAG
- a CDS encoding exonuclease SbcCD subunit D C-terminal domain-containing protein — translation MRVLHTSDWHLGQRLVNLERTEEHQHFLDWLLQTIVQEQVEVLLMSGDVFDNGAPSNTALKLYYDFLRRVCATCCRHIIITGGNHDSVSTLNAPRELLECFNIYVIGGASQNPLDELIELKNDQGELQLVVCAVPFLRDRDIRLSVPGESFEEREQRIKQGIAAHYAAFVPHIKPHKEKGLPVVAMGHLFAAGGSASESEKEIHVGNLGQIGADQFPQEFDYVALGHLHRPQQVNNRHHIRYSGSPIPLSFSEVKDKKVLFILDFEGGKLANLNEVEIPCCRKLVRFIGSLEKVKQQLAVYDNSAHTLTAWAEIQLELNAPLPDMHQQLEEVLHLKSGELQLLIHRPPLIKSATQTLEQQVQEEVDLHTLREKDVFLKRCESAFPDSDHSELMTTFSELLELMGQQETES, via the coding sequence ATGCGCGTACTACACACCTCTGACTGGCACCTGGGCCAGCGCCTCGTCAACCTCGAACGGACAGAAGAACACCAGCACTTTCTGGATTGGCTGCTGCAAACCATTGTGCAGGAGCAGGTGGAGGTACTGCTTATGTCGGGAGATGTGTTCGACAACGGCGCCCCCTCCAACACAGCGCTCAAGCTATACTACGATTTCCTGCGGCGGGTCTGCGCTACCTGCTGCCGCCACATTATCATCACCGGGGGCAACCATGATTCGGTATCCACGCTCAATGCTCCCCGCGAACTGCTGGAGTGCTTTAATATTTACGTCATCGGTGGCGCCTCCCAAAACCCGCTGGATGAGCTGATTGAGCTAAAAAACGATCAAGGCGAGCTACAGTTGGTGGTTTGTGCCGTCCCTTTCCTTCGCGACCGCGACATTCGTTTGTCGGTGCCCGGCGAAAGCTTTGAGGAGCGCGAGCAGCGAATCAAACAGGGAATTGCCGCCCATTACGCCGCGTTTGTGCCGCACATCAAGCCACACAAAGAAAAAGGATTACCGGTGGTAGCCATGGGCCATTTGTTTGCCGCCGGCGGCTCTGCCTCCGAAAGCGAGAAAGAGATTCACGTGGGCAACCTTGGCCAGATTGGCGCCGACCAGTTTCCGCAGGAGTTCGATTATGTGGCGCTGGGGCATTTGCACCGCCCGCAGCAAGTCAACAACAGGCACCATATTCGCTACTCGGGCTCTCCTATTCCGCTTAGCTTTAGCGAGGTAAAGGACAAAAAGGTACTGTTTATACTTGATTTTGAAGGCGGAAAGCTGGCGAACCTAAACGAGGTAGAGATTCCCTGCTGCCGCAAGCTGGTGCGTTTCATAGGATCGTTGGAGAAAGTAAAACAGCAACTGGCCGTTTACGACAACAGTGCTCACACCTTGACAGCCTGGGCCGAGATACAGCTGGAACTAAACGCGCCCCTCCCCGACATGCACCAGCAACTGGAAGAGGTGCTGCACCTGAAAAGCGGAGAGCTGCAACTGCTCATCCACCGTCCGCCGCTGATCAAAAGCGCCACACAAACGCTGGAGCAACAGGTGCAGGAAGAAGTGGACCTGCATACCCTGCGCGAAAAAGACGTGTTCCTGAAGCGCTGCGAAAGTGCCTTTCCCGATAGTGACCACTCAGAGCTGATGACTACTTTTTCTGAATTGCTGGAACTGATGGGGCAACAGGAAACTGAAAGCTAA
- a CDS encoding T9SS type A sorting domain-containing protein gives MKTRFTSFRRKILLCLILSMFLFVAARAQVPMDTSRTTYTQNFDALPVSGVEVWESGSEYIPGWSVHRSKAASTLTANYGNSNGGGLYNYGSIGSSDRSLGSISSLNAGEFTYTLLLQNTTDRAIQAVDLSYVGEQWRTSNSTAGQHIVSFYYAISSSKNGFKPGPKATEGWVEVPEMKFYGPKYFMAGGPHNGNLPENRQLLQTSLPLDIPAGYYLMLRWKDADDLEADHGLAIDDVSITWHLEPEAPIVPLPVELVYFKASTKGEQVELRWQTASEENNSHFVAERSADGFAFENIGKVAGKGNSVQLSNYAFVDQMPLPGTSYYRLKQVDVDGSYTYSSVVSLQRLVAQKLSIYPTVATQELHVSGPVKLQQMFVIDQMGRQVLDQKLDGNPLQHTLDVRNLRHGTYVLVLLDAEGNRHTSRFLKR, from the coding sequence ATGAAAACAAGGTTTACTTCCTTCAGGCGTAAGATTCTATTGTGCCTTATTCTTTCCATGTTCCTTTTTGTTGCTGCCCGCGCTCAGGTGCCGATGGATACCTCCCGCACAACCTATACTCAAAATTTTGATGCCTTGCCTGTTTCGGGTGTGGAAGTATGGGAGAGTGGCAGCGAATATATTCCGGGCTGGTCTGTGCACCGCAGTAAGGCTGCTTCTACGCTGACAGCAAATTATGGAAACAGCAACGGAGGTGGACTCTACAACTATGGTTCAATAGGCTCTAGTGACAGGTCATTAGGTTCCATCAGTTCTCTCAATGCAGGCGAGTTTACCTATACCTTGCTGCTGCAAAACACAACAGACAGAGCAATTCAGGCGGTGGACTTAAGCTACGTTGGGGAACAGTGGCGCACCTCCAACAGCACGGCGGGGCAACATATTGTTTCTTTTTACTACGCCATCAGCAGCTCGAAAAATGGCTTCAAGCCTGGTCCAAAGGCAACGGAGGGCTGGGTGGAGGTGCCGGAAATGAAGTTTTACGGGCCTAAATATTTTATGGCAGGAGGGCCACATAACGGTAACTTACCTGAGAACCGGCAACTGCTGCAGACTTCCCTGCCACTCGATATTCCTGCAGGCTACTACCTGATGCTGCGCTGGAAAGACGCCGATGACCTGGAGGCCGACCATGGCCTGGCTATCGATGACGTATCTATCACCTGGCATTTGGAGCCTGAGGCACCTATCGTGCCGTTGCCAGTGGAACTGGTATACTTTAAAGCAAGTACAAAAGGAGAGCAAGTGGAACTGAGGTGGCAGACAGCCAGCGAAGAGAACAACAGCCATTTTGTAGCCGAGCGAAGTGCCGATGGCTTTGCTTTCGAAAATATAGGAAAGGTTGCGGGAAAGGGGAATTCAGTACAACTTTCGAATTATGCCTTTGTAGATCAAATGCCTCTTCCGGGTACATCTTATTATCGCCTGAAACAGGTGGATGTGGATGGTAGCTATACTTACTCCAGTGTGGTGTCGCTACAACGCTTGGTGGCGCAGAAACTGAGCATTTATCCTACGGTAGCGACTCAGGAGTTGCATGTCTCTGGTCCTGTAAAGCTGCAGCAAATGTTCGTCATCGATCAGATGGGGCGGCAGGTGCTGGATCAGAAGCTCGATGGTAACCCGCTGCAGCATACGCTTGATGTACGCAACCTACGCCACGGCACGTATGTGCTGGTGCTGCTGGATGCGGAAGGGAACCGCCATACCAGCCGGTTCTTGAAGCGATAG